From Pieris rapae chromosome 15, ilPieRapa1.1, whole genome shotgun sequence:
AGTTTAACTAAAGGAAACTGCCTCTAAACTCTAGGTAAGGTAgtaacaaataaagaaaatggtTGAATTCCCACAATCATACCTCCATAAGCACAAACAGAGCAGCAAAGAACAGAAGCGTGGACCATTCAACTCTATGCAGTATCGGCTCCAGATCCTCTCGATCTGCCAGCGTGAGAAGCAATATGGCACCAAGGAGTGCCGTCCAGCCTAGAGACACCCTGTctgtaaaatacataaatgttaaTCAAGCTTCTCTACATGCGAAATAGAATGCTGattagattataaaatatatgtaaagaaactATTatgattctttattatttagtagatGGTGCTAGTAGCCATGCCGGTTGGCAAAAGCAATCTCTAGTGCCCAGTGCccaaactaattatttatatttgtactttcatactttgtataatatcctaatcgcttgaaatGTCTTATTGGACCACGTCTGTCGGGAAGTATAATTACTCCGCACTCGCTTCTCAATACAAGTTGATAGAGACTTACTTAGTTCTGGTATGGAGTGCAGAAAGAAGACAACAACGACGAAAGTGATAGCAAACGTTGACTTCAGCAGGAGTGGCTTGTCACGAATTTTGtactgaaaaacaaaacaaatacaactTAATAAGCTGCTTAGCTAcgcatttacaattttaacatcGTAATGTGTGTGAACATCTGGTTCCATGGTGGACCACTAActgaacataattattttatttcaatattttgtcaccatacagattttatgtaactacatatcttcaatatttaattaatttaatataatataatataataactttttaagatGACAAACGTATAAGTTCTTGACTTGACCATGACCCCCTGGCGCCAGAGCTGGATCTGCCcttggtcgtaggttcgatccccggttgtgggccaatggattttttaatatttcatatgctcgacggaaaacatcgtcaggaaaccggcttgtttGAAATGTCGAGACTGATCTATTTGCCGAGCTGTGGGTGAGTGTGGTGAGCCTGCCTGTTACGCCATGGATATGAAACCCTCTCATCACGACTCCAGAAGTTATAGATCACTGCCGTGTAATGCTTTCAAGGcgaaggtgattaaatttttataggcAATGTGCCTTTATAGCGTGGGAGAGTATTTAGATCACAAGttgacaacaattataaataacttaactgttcttattattatgacatcatgataattaatatgacatttgcgtgcttatttttatatggctgattgtgcggggtttttatataatttataatctgAATGTATAAGTGTAACTTTGTTTGCAAacaaacgatttattatttttatttatgtgtatcGTATGTATatcgtaacatttttttaaattattttattcataaattaattaaattaccttaTCCTTAAGCTGCGTCAGGGTTGTGTGGAAGGTATCCTTGGGACAGACTCTCTTAGTGCTCTCTTTGATCATCACCTCCAGTTGAGCATTCAATTTCCGCATCTTCCTTTCAAGTCTTTCTCTAACCACGTGCGTGTCTTTGCTGAGGTGAGGAAGAGATTCTATTGCCCTCCGCCATATTGATATTTGGTGGCTTAAatctgaaaattaatttatttatcatacatTCTATTCTTACAGCAAGTTAATAGTAATCTCatagaaaacttattaatacaattaaactaaGAACATAATCACATGAAGTCTTTTGTAAACAAACGGGTATCTAGAGAAATTTACGTTCTAATTGTCTAACGtagtgtttatatttataaccgTGTAAATTACTTTTTCAGATCCGAGCATGCTCTTGGGCCTGaagaagtatttaatattactttttaaaatgttattttcatataacagGCACGAGGCTTAAATGATGCTAAGTGatgccgcccatgaacacatGACCAGATGGCTcgtaagtgcgttgccagccttttaagaagtcgtacgctctttttttggtTCCTAAGTTGTATTGGTTACTTcaagtgggcagctggttccacagaggtGGTgtggaaaaattaaattatcacgCGTTAGTTATCTTTGGAGTTTGTGTTATTAATCCTCAAGTGTTTTCTCGGCAAAAAATGATGCTCTATAAAGAAAATCCTGAATTGGCCTCTTCATCATAGATGCTGCAAATTGATCTGCCGCTAGACAAATACAAGTCAAGCTTCAAAATCAGTCCTCACCTTGTATTTCCCTTGGGACATTTAGTCTGAGTTTACTTGTGTCCCTGTAGATGAAGCGAAGCTGAAAGTACGTTTGCACGCAGACCAATAAAATACCCAGGGTCATATGCATCGTGAAGTTCGTGAAATTGATGCCctgaaaaaagttttcattcaatATAAAGCACTTCTAGACAAATCTCTCGTCGAtgtgaaaaaagaaaaagttttatttggtCATAAATACATGACatcatttcaaaataaatcgcTGCTCATTTCTAGAACAACTGCCCTTTCTTGTTCCTCCCTACAAGACTCGTGTTGGTGCTTTGTTTCATGTTCCTGTATTATAATGAAACACTTACCGCTTGCACTACTGCCCGATTTGAAGCTATAATAACATTCGGCGGATCTCCCACTGGAGTGGCTGTTCCTCCAATGTTACTGAAGAGCACCATCGACATTAATATTGGCACAGGATCCATGTCCATCACCTCACATAGTCTAAAAATAGATTCTTCTAAAGAGAGAGACATGAACCTTTATAATTCGTAATTACATAATGTTATTTCTTTCTcgattagttatattttacctggggcctgtttcacaatgtatggataaagtgccaaatagctatgcaacacataaattattcgaaagataaaagttccaaataagatacttcgaatttcatgacgtatagcgctatctgacagtcgtgaaacggaaaaatactatttatcataccaataagtaacaaatagctatgcaacacataaattattcgaaagataaaagttccgaataagatacttcacatttcatgacgaatagcgctatctgacagtcgtgaaaagCAACAATAgagtttatcctaccaataaataaaaataaacggcGCTTTAGTTAAAGGCTAGGCCGTTAATTAAATGGCTAAGTAAATTAGATGGCTGGGACATATATACCGTATTATTTGAACAATATCGCTTTTGTAagttcactctgcgaacacaTAAAAATGTCGATATTTTTAGTGACAGTATTGACGTGCAGCGAGCGCCTTTTCTTATGGGGCTTGATGCcgaaaacatattataaaataatcttgtgaattttcgtatttttgtctttttttttattttaaataaacgggatatcaatataaaataaagtatattggaattaatcttatatctttaaacgagcaatttaatccaacgattttcatgaaatttagtatccTAGCTAATGGTATAGTATAGTAattattcctagctaaatcgataaatcgatttagctaggaatcatttctagaaaatgtcattttattcgtgattattttttattattctgtcggtaagatcgataaatattattcatatttcatcattttattagtatgtaattcgtacttaaatataatttccaaaaaacataatttataaaaaaaataccatccAGGTACATTACACTAGCCGTGGACCAATGAATTCTTTATTGTACAACTAATACTAATAGTTTGTCTACGATACAGTttgtctataatataaataaaacatttgcgAAGACCCATAGAATCATAGAGCCCCTGGATATCATTAGATTATCATACCTGATAGTGACAGGTGTCATGAGCAATACAGTGGTGACATTATCTAGAAATGTTGACAGTAGAGCTGTGATGGCACATAACACTGTGATAAGTGGCCAAAGCTTGCCTTTTGTTACCTGAAACACATCATAACTTTGAACAAGATTAAATCGCAAGACAAAAGAAAACGAGGAAGACATATCAAGAGACGGGAAGATGATGTGGGAAGAACAGCTGGCTGTATGTGGCTACGTAGAGATAGAAAAAGTGAAGAGTGGGAGTCATCATTTCAGGAAACGGTTTAGGTATATAAAGATCAAGTTTGTGTAGTTGGACGATATCATTGTTGTTTTGCGGTGTTTCCTGTTCATGCCCGAAATTACGACAAAATCTTGCCACATTGTCaagaatatacaaaataaaattttaattttatttgtttgatagatattttgtatggatataaatGGATATGGTAAATTTGGCTTTATACAGGTCAGAGTTAAaaagctgggaaccctaaacACAGGTATTCCACATTGGATTTAAATCttacacattaaaatgtattgttataatgaataaacacatttttggCTTTTATGAGAcgctttcttttatataacaggggacaaacgggcaggagggcacctgatgttaattgataccgccctcaatgccagagggctggcgggtgcgttaccggccttttaatgcGATGCTTATTCCTATCAAGAGCTTCCTTCGAATTTatgaaaagataaaaattaaaaacagtcgTCACTGGACTGGCATCcctatctattaattaaataacaattaacattAGAGATATCTTTATACTGTACATAAACTTATCTATGAGTAAATATGTCTCCCACGCttatatacctaaaatatatgactATGTTGGTgttacgtaaaaaaaatattaatatatagaaagaaaaatgttaACTTATTTGATTAAGGCTcacacatattatgtataaaagaaatacagaCTAAAAAACTACGACTAACTAAACCAAAAATGGACCCAACTCATCTTTAAATTACTGTTACCAGATATTTAAGACTTTAAGAGATTTAACAATCACATTGCCCCAAtctattaactaaatttaaatttcgtgtaCCTGCTATACGCATAGAAGATCGCGTTTTGGCcaaaccccccccccccccccccccccatatACAAATGGAGCACTCTAATAAACCagctaggtctggatatctATAGATGCTCCCCTGACACTTTGAAATCagttttcctttattttaaaaattaattgatttttcttttaggGTTCGTTTGcctatatacattaaatttgtacGTGTATGTATACTTCATTTTACTTATGTATCTGTGGTGGCAAtcttttgcaaataaataatcatgttAAATCATACCTCAAATGTATACACAGCCAAAAAGTCAAACATCCCAGTTTCCGCCATTATCGCAACCAGAATCATCATGCTGAAGAGAAGCAGCAGGGTCTCTACATCCAGCCACGAGATCAATTCTGGCAGAGTTGGTCTTTCGCCAAGTATGGATATCACCCCAAGCGCAGCTGTAGCTATGATTACAGCTGCCATTGTTCGgttaataacctaaaaaatttaaattcactgagaaagatatatattttgtagatgCGATGAAATACTGTCTCTCGAAACATTGATTGACTTGCcggaaaaaaaagaaaacaacgaAATAGACCTCAGAAATTTTCCTGACATGTTTTAGTTTGAGGACGTTTCGTTTGCAAGATTGGGTTTGAAATTAGGCTTATTactaatcaatattttaactatgacAGCAGCCTGTAAACTTTGCTAATCGTTCAgtcttacaatattttttggtgGGGAATCCAATTATAATTCCTGCACTGGGGAAGCGGGAGGTTCTTTAAAGTAATGTGCAATGGACGCCCTAAAACCTAACAGCCCCTATTCTCTATTCTCTATGGCCAGGCAGGGTTTCCTTTAATCCGTACCGTCAAGAGCATCTTTCCAACCATAAACTCGTGTATATCTGATGGGATTTTAATATCTTACCAAGTTACCTAATTAGTCTTACTGTTTGTATATTTAGTGTTATACCAATCaaatgaaatgtaaaatgaTTATCTCTTATGCCAAATCAATATTGAACCTTAATACATTGTCATAGAGTTTATAATTGCGTATAGTAAtaatgtaaacataattttattgcacTATTCACATGTAATTATTATCTCATTTCCTCGTTTAAGATAACTGaactttgatattatattaattaggttCTTTACACAAAATGTTATCTTAACTAAAAATTTCTATGAAGTCACGTAAGCCTGAAATGCCGGAAGTGGAAATCCAACAGCGATGCTGACTTTTTAATCAGATTAAAATAACAAGGTGGAGGTGCATGGTTCCAGTAGGAATCTACTGGAACTCTGGAAATACTACGATCCTGGCCTCCTTTGAAGAAGGAAAAATGGCAGAAGAAGGAACGCTAGAACTCGAATAGATCTTAACATTTTTAGGCGATTTAAGAAAGCGGAAACAGTTTATAACTTCGAGCTGAATGGAGTTTTTGCCGCAccccaccactttgtggaaccagctgcccactgaagtatttccaaaccatttcacatagggtccttcaagaaaagagcgtaccaattcttaaaacgccGACAACACAACCCCTCTGGCATTAAAGtatccatgggtggcggtatcacttaacatcagatgagctcttgcccgtttgccccatgtgCATGGCTCGTCTGTCCGTGGATCAATCTGGATGGTCCAGATTTTAATAATGCAGACCTTCACCTTTGACAATTAAAAGAATTGCACCGAAGAACGTAGAACGTTGGAGCACGgtgtaaaaactaaatctgATGACTGTACATCATAATTGCATCTCAATTAAGAACATTCCTATATTAGTTAACCCTTTAATACACGTTAATATTATGCCTGAGACTTTTCCGATTTAGAAATGGACATGGTAAGCGACGCAGGTTGGACTGGCGTCGGTTGGCAGTTGGAAATGAACCCACTAAAACCTCATCAGAGTGATATGGATTAGCGCAGGGTTATAGTTTCCCGTATTCCGTGCCTCCGTCAATAGCGTCTGCTGCCCTGCGAGCCCAACTTTCGAGTTGCTCGTCAAGTCCAGCTCGAAGGTCGTATCGGAGTAATGGCGTCACCGGCAGTTTTATTTCGCATTTACAGTACTTGGTGCAACCTAGTGTTAATTATTCACATAGAAAACCATTGTTCGTAAGTTGTTTACATAAACGAAAACAAAGATACTACTAAGATCTAATTCTTACGAcgcatttcatttatattttaatactagagaacattttttaaattcttggtTTAATAATGTCACACTTAATTACTTATCAAGAACATACATCGCttaatgaaatagaaaatttatgaaGTGTTATGACTGATAACTATGGCAGTATTGTATACTTGACGAAATTATGTAAAGCACGGTAAATTCCATTCAAATGGAAACATTATATCAATTCGAACCTTAGAAACAATAATTTCCTTTATGATCATAGATTTACCTCAAAAATAATCAGCACATACAGTCCACAGAGTAGTATACAAGCGTAAATTACACCATCGGCGGCATCTATTGGATCAATTGtgtaagtaattgtaaatgGCGCGCTCTCATTGGCCGTTGAATTCATACGCAACGAAATATCTGCACTGATATTCGTAGAAATTTTGAGTACGGACGATCTTGATTCGCCGATTGAAAAGTCAAAGTCCTTGTCTTGGAGCACGATTGGCCATTGTTTTGAGACCTGTaaagattttgtttaattaatcagtgacttattattattaattttattaattttggtaTGAGATTTCGAGTGACGTTCAGCAGCCAGAAGGAAGTTGGATTCCACCAGCCTGGACCAtctaacaattatataattattaaatttccagGAAAATCAAGACGAGACATGTCCAATAACTGTTTCGTTGTCGAAGAAACAGACACGGAATGTCTAACCCATGATCATGATCTAAAGGAAGACTAGCACaggcaaatttaaaatatagatgtaTAGTCATCTATGATTTTTCATAGATTACAAATCCGAGCCATTTACctgacattattaatatataaaatttccactttgtaattaattaaaaaaatgtgtcaacgaaaattataataatgaataaatcagtggcgctacaacctctttaggtcctggcctcagatttctgaatctgtttgcACGACTTCAACAATACAaggaagaaaaatataactactATTACTTGATAATGGAAAAATTTACTGCTTACCATTCCAGTACTCATTTGCTCCAACCATACAACAAATTTATTGGACATATTAAATTCAGTTCCATTCATTTTATCTTCAGATTGCTCTGTGAGAAATGGTCCTTTCAGTTTTAAGTAGACTGCTAGTTCATTGCTCGACGCGTTCAAGGAGTAGGCTAAaacagttaataataataatgtgtttatttggcTCTTCACTATTTCATTACATACTGCAGGAATTAACCATCTTTGTGAAAGTCCTGTGATCACAGGTCACCTATCGCGgatagaaaatatacaaagagaTGACTACATACTATGACTAAACTAaagtaacaaacaaaataacagtTAAGCATGAGTGCTAGTGTGTGTGAATATATGTTAGACAATTAAACTGACGTATGGTAAAATTCAATGTAATAATCAAATGTAATccttttttgctttttataattataattatttctgtataaaatattaagtgtaagtaaatatttggaaATGTTTCAAGGATTGAATGAGGCTGatttattattgctatttgATAGAAAGTGCCAAGAACAGGAAGGAGACGAGGGCGAGGAAGCGATTGGAGAAAGGAAGCTAcgcatagaaaaaaattgcaaaactTAAAGAGGAGCCTTTAATCGTAAAAAGGGTTCCAAACAAATACAACACTCAACTCgaacaaatttaaactgtaTATTGTTAAGATTTGTAAaggttgaaaataaataagtaattgttaaaataacacAGTATCTAGGTATTTGTGTAGAAGATTGGGACTGTATTTATAATAGCGAAgcttcaaactcaaactcaaaaatctCTCTCtctaaataatacaattgacataattaaatgaaaggcaactggcggccttatcgctttcaagcgatctcttccacgCAACCACCGTGAGAAAGTAAAAtgagataaacaaaaaaaggacATTTGAAAAAGAATatgattacaattttttaattattaaataaataaaatatatctaattctaaattaaagaaataagtaattaatgaaTGATATAgattacattgttttaataacagTAACTTACTTTTCGTCTCCCCGGGAAACAACGCCGATTGCCTCGTAGTATGCTCCTTCTCATTGTACATTAGGAAGGCGAGTGTGAAGAAAGTCCAACAGCCCAGAAGGAAGGACATTTTGATGTAATAACCAGCCTGGGCCATCTGAAAAGGAAATTGATATGAATATTGAGCAAACAGACAAACTCGAGCgttctcttttatttttctgtatcaTTCCATAGACAAGGCAAGGTAAGAAGATGTTTATGGTTGTAAACACTAAAGTTGGTtcatatcatataaattatggtaatacataacataaagATGGTAAtgatagtaaataataataatatttctccATCTATGTATTCTAAGACAGTCAGTTACTTTGCATCCGAATAGATATGTATATCGCAGCCAACTAACTTAATTAGCCTTTTAATAACAGCCTAGCTTTTTAACTAAACGACACCGATTAACTACAGGCCTGAAATATGTTTCCCGGAATAATATTGTGTGAGTTCTAGTTCTAGTGTGGGGACTAGCGATAGATGAATTTTGTCACAACgtatttgtaatgaataatatttttattattattcaaagaaaCAGACACGGATATATGTACGCCTAAAAGGAAGATTAGCACagactataataaaatatagatgttAAGTCATCTATGAATTTTTAGATTTCAGATTCCACTTTCCTgtcgttattaatatattttccatttacataattaaaaatgtgtcaacaataataatatactaaatttttcccaatacaaaaatacacaaaacacTCGtcttatgatattttaatagtttatatactTAGATTAAAATCCTtgataaatcaatataaaaaagtaatcttTTGAAACATAATTCAATCAGTGTTCTGTAactgtttcattatcatttgtcaatctaataggcaagtaggtgatcagtctcctgtgCCTTGACGCACTCCGGCAAAGTTTTTCGGTCTATGGCAagcacgatgttttccttcaccgttccagcgaatgttaaatgcgcacatagaaagaaagttggTGTGAGGCGGGGctcgaaccaacgacctcagaGTTGAGAGTTGCAttctgaagccactaggccaagtGTGCACTGATACATCTGTCAATGGTTTTCAAATTGCatattcaaggtcaaaaatattacacaccTTACTTTGTTTCTTCGATGATTTGTGGCCGAGACTGCAagagataaaaatttaaaaatcaattgttCATCTATTCTTAAGTGTCATTTGCAAAGTATAAAAGAATTCATGAATAATCTTGTCAAATgcctgtaatatttattttagtgacaCGGTAATAATTTCAAGaacttttaaagatttattatcgTAGATaagtttttctattgttatctTTGATATATTCACCAGCGTATacgtaaaaagtatttaaatatattaaaatgtttaaagaacgaTGAAGATGTATTtctcataacaaaaaataaatattttatttacaatatatattgtgtggTAAATCCTTAAAACAGTTGatcgattttgatgaaaatggGGCTTTtcttttagttatatattttaataagggcctgtttcacaatgtatggataaagtgccaaatagctatgcaacacataaattattcgaaagataaaagttccgaataagatacttcgcgtttcatgacaaatagcgctatctgacagtcgtgaaacgcaaaaatactgtttatcataccaataagtaacaaatagcttatttggaacttatccggacattgtgaaacaggccctaaatataactttagatTTACGAGAATTTTGTAGACATCAATACGAAATTTACCATACGTGCAAGGAAGGCAAAATAGATAGAATTGgactcaaatataatatttaagaaataacacAGACGTAAGAACAATTCAAGtcaagttaaatttttttctgaaCCATCTATGTACTATGTACCTCTCATCATTGGGCTTCTCATCAGTACCATCGAAGACTTGGCCATCCTCCTTGTTGTTGTTGAGATGA
This genomic window contains:
- the LOC111000495 gene encoding P protein isoform X2, yielding MEKLLKKVKDWRSVSRNAEPELSRSQYSLVSTGELTAEALQVWLKLPKKIKYDPDLESFQKRYEKEIAQSDIPLEQNGARESKRLPLVKSAPHLNNNKEDGQVFDGTDEKPNDESLGHKSSKKQSKMAQAGYYIKMSFLLGCWTFFTLAFLMYNEKEHTTRQSALFPGETKTYSLNASSNELAVYLKLKGPFLTEQSEDKMNGTEFNMSNKFVVWLEQMSTGMVSKQWPIVLQDKDFDFSIGESRSSVLKISTNISADISLRMNSTANESAPFTITYTIDPIDAADGVIYACILLCGLYVLIIFEVINRTMAAVIIATAALGVISILGERPTLPELISWLDVETLLLLFSMMILVAIMAETGMFDFLAVYTFEVTKGKLWPLITVLCAITALLSTFLDNVTTVLLMTPVTIRLCEVMDMDPVPILMSMVLFSNIGGTATPVGDPPNVIIASNRAVVQAGINFTNFTMHMTLGILLVCVQTYFQLRFIYRDTSKLRLNVPREIQDLSHQISIWRRAIESLPHLSKDTHVVRERLERKMRKLNAQLEVMIKESTKRVCPKDTFHTTLTQLKDKYKIRDKPLLLKSTFAITFVVVVFFLHSIPELNRVSLGWTALLGAILLLTLADREDLEPILHRVEWSTLLFFAALFVLMEALSKLGLIEFIGGLTESLILKVDEGSRLAVALILLLWVSGVSSAFVDNIPLTTMMVRVVTALGSNPTLNLPIQPLIWALSFGACLGGNGTLIGASANVVCAGVAEQHGYKISFVQFFKIGFPVMIGHLIVATAYLLLCHCVFTWH
- the LOC111000495 gene encoding P protein isoform X1 encodes the protein MEGETNKAFVFNENKGNGEVEVGTSETGFDSRRLQKFEGVYRSLEEKKTKCMKNDLQAFRNLNAEPELSRSQYSLVSTGELTAEALQVWLKLPKKIKYDPDLESFQKRYEKEIAQSDIPLEQNGARESKRLPLVKSAPHLNNNKEDGQVFDGTDEKPNDESLGHKSSKKQSKMAQAGYYIKMSFLLGCWTFFTLAFLMYNEKEHTTRQSALFPGETKTYSLNASSNELAVYLKLKGPFLTEQSEDKMNGTEFNMSNKFVVWLEQMSTGMVSKQWPIVLQDKDFDFSIGESRSSVLKISTNISADISLRMNSTANESAPFTITYTIDPIDAADGVIYACILLCGLYVLIIFEVINRTMAAVIIATAALGVISILGERPTLPELISWLDVETLLLLFSMMILVAIMAETGMFDFLAVYTFEVTKGKLWPLITVLCAITALLSTFLDNVTTVLLMTPVTIRLCEVMDMDPVPILMSMVLFSNIGGTATPVGDPPNVIIASNRAVVQAGINFTNFTMHMTLGILLVCVQTYFQLRFIYRDTSKLRLNVPREIQDLSHQISIWRRAIESLPHLSKDTHVVRERLERKMRKLNAQLEVMIKESTKRVCPKDTFHTTLTQLKDKYKIRDKPLLLKSTFAITFVVVVFFLHSIPELNRVSLGWTALLGAILLLTLADREDLEPILHRVEWSTLLFFAALFVLMEALSKLGLIEFIGGLTESLILKVDEGSRLAVALILLLWVSGVSSAFVDNIPLTTMMVRVVTALGSNPTLNLPIQPLIWALSFGACLGGNGTLIGASANVVCAGVAEQHGYKISFVQFFKIGFPVMIGHLIVATAYLLLCHCVFTWH